A region from the Triticum urartu cultivar G1812 chromosome 1, Tu2.1, whole genome shotgun sequence genome encodes:
- the LOC125539652 gene encoding uncharacterized protein LOC125539652, with amino-acid sequence MREELYDKVSHAERTYDIPGRAGKHISQLREELAVQVDPRPGDSTWRMMRVLNPLDRCMGFVTLTFSLYVLMGMAAGRIVELHPDEKQWIKKKRGEARKQSETK; translated from the exons ATGAGAGAGGAGCTGTACGATAAGGTTTCGCACGCGGAAAGGACCTACGATATCCCTGGCAGGGCAGGCAAACATATCAGTCAGCTGCGCGAGGAGCTCGCCGTGCAAGTGGATCCTAGACCCGGGGACAGCACATG GCGCATGATGCGAGTGCTAAATCCACTTGATCGTTGTATGGGATTTGTGACTTTGACCTTCAGCTTGTATGTGCTCATGGGCATGGCCGCTGGTAGGATCGTTGAATTGCATCCAGATGAAAAGCAATGGATCAAGAAGAAAAGAGGGGAGGCGCGCAAGCAAAGTGAAACAAAATGA
- the LOC125539642 gene encoding uncharacterized protein LOC125539642, with translation MAALRVTARRLVGGGQTPVVAVDKVQRRLFPRLSQVDRARSTTSSAAAAAKSAKQGCEDREKLLREIHNMREELYDKVSHAERTYDIPGRAGKHISQLREELAVQVDPRPGDSTWRKMRVLNPLDHCMEYATLTFSLYVLMGMAAGKIVELDPDEKLWIQKKRGEARKQSETK, from the exons ATGGCGGCGCTTCGAGTCACGGCGAGGAGGCTCGTCGGCGGTGGCCAGACGCCGGTGGTGGCTGTGGACAAGGTGCAACGCCGGCTCTTCCCGAGGCTCTCCCAGGTCGACCGGGCTAGGTCCACCACATCCTCCGCTGCTGCGGCGGCCAAG TCTGCAAAGCAGGGCTGTGAAGATCGGGAGAAACTCCTGAGAGAGATCCATAACATGAGAGAGGAGCTGTACGATAAGGTTTCACACGCGGAAAGGACCTACGATATCCCTGGCAGGGCAGGCAAACATATCAGTCAGCTGCGCGAGGAGCTCGCCGTGCAAGTGGATCCTAGACCCGGGGACAGCACATG GCGCAAGATGCGAGTGCTAAATCCACTTGATCATTGCATGGAATATGCGACTTTGACCTTCAGCTTGTATGTGCTCATGGGCATGGCCGCTGGTAAGATCGTTGAATTGGATCCAGATGAAAAGCTGTGGATCCAGAAGAAAAGAGGGGAGGCGCGCAAGCAAAGTGAAACAAAATGA